Proteins encoded within one genomic window of Armatimonadota bacterium:
- a CDS encoding FAD-dependent oxidoreductase — translation MRREAFDVAVIGGGPAGTVAAVAAAREGARVALVERYGFLGGSLTAAMVAPMMGFHAGGRQVVAGIPEEVVARLRAIGASPGHVPDPIDFCHTVTPFDHEGLKRVLLEMATEAGVELWLHTVFLDARAAGGVVRAARVWQKDGIKELRAPVYVDASGDGDLSVAAGASSEIGRAADGRTQPMTLVFRLGGVDWSAVMEHLERHPDEIQHGQGVHDRIDIGWLKGLPCRGFAGFGAEVRHARESGEWAVPRDRLLVFEGVRPTEAIVNTTRVLDRLGTSGGDLSRAEVEGRRQAYAVAELLRRRIPGFAGAYLLETPAQIGVRETRRITGDYILTAEDILSARKFDDAIACGAYPVDIHDPTSDRLVVRRLPEGEFYTIPYRCLLPRGGGNWLVAGRCISATHEAFAAFRVSAIVMAIAQAAGTAAAMAAREGISPREVDPQALRRVLRERGAFV, via the coding sequence ATGAGGCGCGAGGCATTTGATGTTGCGGTGATAGGCGGCGGGCCCGCGGGCACGGTGGCGGCCGTGGCCGCGGCGCGCGAAGGCGCGCGCGTCGCCCTTGTCGAGCGATACGGCTTCCTGGGCGGCTCCCTGACCGCGGCGATGGTCGCGCCGATGATGGGATTCCATGCGGGCGGGCGTCAGGTGGTCGCCGGTATCCCCGAGGAGGTCGTGGCGCGCCTGCGGGCGATCGGCGCATCGCCGGGCCACGTGCCTGATCCGATTGACTTCTGCCACACCGTGACGCCGTTCGATCACGAAGGGCTCAAGCGCGTGCTGCTGGAGATGGCCACGGAGGCCGGCGTCGAGTTGTGGCTACACACCGTGTTCCTCGACGCCCGGGCCGCCGGTGGCGTAGTGCGCGCCGCGCGGGTCTGGCAGAAGGACGGCATCAAGGAGCTGCGCGCGCCGGTCTACGTGGACGCCTCGGGTGACGGCGACCTCTCGGTGGCCGCCGGGGCCTCTTCTGAGATCGGGCGCGCAGCAGACGGCCGCACGCAGCCGATGACGCTGGTATTCCGGCTCGGTGGGGTGGACTGGTCGGCCGTGATGGAGCACCTGGAACGCCATCCGGACGAGATACAGCACGGCCAGGGAGTCCACGACCGCATTGACATCGGGTGGCTGAAGGGATTGCCCTGTCGAGGCTTCGCGGGCTTCGGCGCCGAGGTGCGGCACGCCCGCGAGAGCGGGGAGTGGGCGGTCCCACGCGACCGGCTGCTCGTGTTCGAGGGTGTGCGTCCCACCGAGGCAATCGTCAACACGACGCGCGTGCTCGACCGGCTCGGGACCTCTGGCGGGGATCTCTCGCGCGCCGAGGTCGAAGGGCGGCGTCAGGCATACGCGGTCGCGGAGCTCCTGCGGCGCAGGATCCCCGGGTTCGCCGGCGCGTACCTGCTCGAGACGCCGGCGCAGATCGGCGTGCGCGAGACGCGGCGCATCACCGGCGACTACATCCTGACCGCGGAGGACATTCTCTCCGCGCGCAAGTTCGACGACGCGATCGCCTGCGGGGCGTATCCGGTGGACATTCACGACCCGACGTCGGATCGCCTCGTGGTGCGGCGCCTGCCCGAGGGCGAGTTCTACACGATTCCATACCGATGCCTGCTGCCACGCGGCGGAGGGAACTGGCTGGTGGCGGGCCGGTGCATCTCCGCGACGCACGAGGCGTTCGCGGCGTTCCGTGTCTCGGCGATCGTGATGGCGATCGCGCAGGCGGCAGGTACCGCCGCGGCGATGGCCGCGCGGGAGGGGATCTCGCCACGTGAGGTGGACCCCCAGGCCCTGCGGCGCGTCCTGCGCGAGAGGGGGGCGTTCGTGTGA